The DNA segment AGAGGTGTCAACTGGCACCCCTTCGCGGGAATATTACACTGTATAGCTCggtaagatttattaaaataggtatatatactatataatgacacctcttgacttttttttactttatttctttatattttgactcccctTAATGAAAATCATGGCTCCGCCACAGGACCTTTTCACTagtctcaaagaaagactcgtTAAGAATTATTATGGCTTTGGTGGCTTATTATGATTTAGAATTacaccaaatggatgtgaaaactgccttTCTTATTGGAAACCTCGAGGAGGAAGTTTATATGGACCAACCAGAGGGTTTCGAAACTAAAGGAATGGTGTGTAAGCTAAAGAAGTCAATATATGGACTCAAACAAGCCTCACGACAATGGTATATAAAGTTTAATGATACCATAACatcttttggatttgtgaaaagtACCATTGATCGGTGTATATACCAAAAGATCAGTGGgagaaattttatatttttagtcctatatattgatgatattataCTTGTTGCTGAAGATTTAGGCGTATTGCGTTATACTAAAGAATTTCTCTctaagaattttgaaatgaaagatatgggtgaggCATCCTATGTGATAGGAATAGAAATATTTCATGATAAATCACAGAGATTATTAGGATTGTCTCAAAAAGTCTATATCGAAAGAGTTCTAGAGAGATTTAATATGAACAATTGTTCAGCAGGAATTGTTCTAATTCAAAAAGGGGACaaatttagtctcatgcaatgcccTAAGAATGATGTCGAATGAAAAGAAATGGAATCAATTTCTTACTCTTCTATTGTTGGTAGTCTGATGTATGCTCAGACTTGCACAAGACCGGATATTAGTTTTGCGGTCGGAATGCTGGGAAGATATCAGAGTAACCCAGGAATTGATCACTGAAAAGCTGCAAAGAAAGTCTTGAGGTACCTGAAAGGAACGAATAATTAAATGCTCATGTATAGGAGATCCAAGCATTTGAAAGTTGTTGGACACTCAGATTCAGATTTCACCGGAGATTTTAAGTTGACTTTTAGttaaaaaaatcacttatttattgtttgttattgtgatattattattattaatgtattccatgcctatttagaattttcgtattttatttattggcccatagtaagtgtcgatgtcgacccctcgtcactacttcttagaggttagactggatacttactgagtacatgttgtttatgtactcacgctacacttctgcactaatcgtgcaggatctaaGGCAGGCGCATCTGGCAGCCATTTAGGCGCACACCCCCGTTACCCCAAGGCATAATGGCGAGCTTCTCTCTGAGTCCGTTCTGCAACACCCACAatatctcttttgtatttactttctgtctatcttatttcagatagtagcatagttattttgtatattctactagttgtgcatacacttgtgacatcgaGTTTTGGGAACATTCTAGTAGAAACTTTATggtttgagtatttatttcactgTATTTACTCTCTCATTAGTTTATGCTTTACCTTACTATAATTTCTCGCTATtcatttacttaataaataaaaatcaactactttaaaattattaaaaagaaacaaatacatgactagttcactgttggcttgcctagcggcgacgttgggcgccatcacggcctattggaaaaattggatcgtgacaacttggtatcagagcactaggttcacgtaggtcttaGAAGTCATGAGCAGTCccaatagagtcttgcggatcggtgtggagacgtccgtacttaacttcgagaggctataggatgttaggaaactactctttcttcatctcctatcgtgcaattgatgttatgctaagtatatttctcttattctctcacagatggtgaaaaCGCGCGTGGCAGATATACTCGATTGTGGAGGAGTTATTCCCCTTCtttctagaggccgaggcagagaccgagggagggctccaactTGTGCTAGAGGACGCGGGCGTCCTAGAGTTGCCCCAGTTgcgccaccagtggatccagtggaggatcttGTTATAACACTCCGTAAATTCAGACTAGGTAAGGACatgttaaatgagtattaatgtgacaTCTTAGACATATGATGTCTtatcgggatgagtatgggtCAAAAGAGTTGTTTTGAAATCAAGACGGAGAGTAAGGTACATAAGATTCaataaaatcgactaagtttatagTAGGTCTGTATTCTAGAAGGATTTCGTGATAATACGTTTGGAATTTTGGAAACCCTaaagcatgaaagttgtatccctttgaaatAGCTTGccaatgatatattgtggagACCAAACGAATTTCTGAGTAAAACGTTATGTACGTTTTACTGTACAATGTGTAGTATGCGCGCCTAGGTGTACGCCCGGATGGTCCCGTGCACATCCGCACACTTATGGCAGTGATACTGCCTTTATGCACGTTAGGTGCGCGGGAGCGCATCTGGGGGGTCATTTTTAAAGCCCTACTTCGTCCCTCATACCCCAAAATACAAAAACTTACTCTAGAAAGGggagctctcaagaacctaacctCCCCTAAGGTCCCTTCACCATCCAAAGTGAGTTCTAATGGTGactctaagttaatttcaattcttcaacaccttattaacatgtATAAACCCTTCAAATTATTAGATATTGgattgggacatcattgttgagaaaagAAACTCTAGGACTCGAATTTAAGAGGATTGAACATCAAAAAAGTAATATTTTCACCCTCTACTTGATTATAATATTGGATTAATAACTATAGACTGTATTTCATAGGagatgagttgatgggtttgacagaaaagcatgaacgattataggtttgagttgttgattattgattattGGTTAAAGGTGTTATTTatcttatgggtgatgaagaattatgttgattataaccatttgagattttagaatttatctaggagcaagagaatgggttatggggtttagaaacaccattaataaggattATGAAGCTTTATACCCACCAAGTTTTGATAAAATTAAGGGTGGGCATAAAAATCGAGAAACGGAGAAACTGGACCGAACCGAACTACTTCGGTTCTTCAGTTTCGGTTCTTTGGTTTTCGGTACGGCCTTCGGTATTAAAATATCGGTATTTCGGTTCTTCGATTCGGTCTTCGGTATTAGGGTATCAAAATtttggtataccgaaataccaaacTTTTTTAGTATGCATATTAAATAGCCTAATTTTAATTTGAGTCCAACCCATAACTCAAACTCTAAGTCTCATATTTGTACCCAAATAACCTCTTAAGACTTATAGCCTAATTTATGTTTTATGTGCTTTGATTTAAAGACATATGAATGCTGCTTTAGTAGTGCCCAATGACAAGGTTTAACTGTTTAAGACTTATAATTGCTGCTTTGATTGCTCACCACTCACCATTATTTTGTATGTGCTTTACTACTGAAAATGCTTTAAAAGTAAGTCACCACTAAAAgacttattatttttatattctttGGTTTAAGTCCTTATATTTATTTATAGGTTAGAGTAactattttgtttttgtttaagGAATATTATTGTTTAACAGATGTAGAAATCTTTATTTGTTTGAGTTTGAGCCTCTGTTTTGTATGTGCTTCACCAGAGTTATGTGGGCATTAATGTATTGCTTCAGTTTAGAGTCTTAAGTGGCATTACTTCATATAACCGAACTGTAAAAATCACTAGGCTTGATATTTGACAATGGCACACTTAATTGTTAATATCTCATCCTTTTTCTATAGAGGAAAGCAATTGAAGTGGCTGGGATTgaacaagaaaatgaagaaatttcattttcttttagtttatcaAAATAcattgatattactgtattttagTAAAGTACTAAAATAAAACTTGAGAAATATTTACATAAACTAAACTATCGCTTCACGATTATCCCCATCATCGCAATCAGCTACGACCATATTGTCATATTGTCCATATTCTTGTATGCATAACTCCGAACCGAATAAGAAATACCAAACCGTATCGAAACCATACCGAATCGAACatgaaataccgaaccgtaccgaactaATTATGGTACGGTATTTTGCATatacaattgataaaccgaatatcGAAATACCAAATCGAAGTTCTTACATACCGAACCGAAGTACCAAATGTCTACCCCTAGATAAAATGCTTAAGTGAccaaacatgagtattattgctaatatgaaatccctttgacttgtattgatatagattaaagttgaaagggttgacaaccattgtattacgctcaagagcaagaagttaaggtatgtaaggctaactctCTACGTTTGGGAATGTTTATGGTTCTCCTTACTTCTCATTCTTATGACTATTACATATTTCCTCAGAAAGTAATTATGCCTCAGTTccatgaatagttgtagaacttctattctctagatgaTATGGTTTCATAATTCATTCAATATCCCATGAGTCTGAGTTATGACAGATCattttattatgaatacatattccaGTCGAGTTATATTCAGcatttcagtatcatgtaacCCAGTAGAGTTTGGTATTTTAGTATCATATAttacagtatgattctcagttccttattttaaatcctgaatgttgaacacctgtatttgggcctaaggccgtagttcatgctttatgcatatttgggccCGAGGTCGtaatttatgctttatgcatctttagGCGTGAGGTCGTAGTTATTTATTcatatacttgggcccgaggccgtagcttgtgcacatatatattgttCCTGAGGCCGTAATTtatcagataaacaggttgttcatcattcagaagagggagtattcatattcTTACTTCCTTTTTTCAGTTATGagttatcaattatcatttcagttatcagttatcaatgaagtttcagtttcagcagttATAATTTTAGTTAGTTATTTGTTCTCTATTATCAACTTAATTTCAGTTTCAGTAGTTATCATTCTAGTTAGTTATCTGTTCTCTATTATCAGCtcaatttcaatttcaacatttatagttttttctttcagttgctttatataccagtgcaattcaaatgtactggcgtcccttttgcccggggcctacATCTCACGATACATGCAATGATTTACAGGTagttgatgattcagagcactaggattctcgtaccagccaTTTGGTGAGCCTTAGTTCTtttggggcattatcattactttagaGTCTTTTAGTATTTTTagacagtcagtgttttcagtactttatTAGGAGCTTTATAGACTAGAGTAATAGTTGGACAAAGTCGCAtgcttttcatattaagctatgttggctacaaatatgtttcagaattgtattagtatttccacagtttgatttatatcatccagatcTTAAGTATATCAatatgtgttagtttatcttctgcattcagtatgttatgatatcacatgttgattcagccagccaatTAGTTCGCTCGGTcgcatgtagtcaggcaccgagtgccgtgttacaTCCTGGCCCAGGTTCGGGGTCTGAcacctattattgaggagcatggCAAGGTGCCTTCAGCGGAGCCGACCCCAACGGATTTCATGTCCGCAtcaggattccaggaggtcatgggccatatgttgcggttcatggattctatgacgcaggctggtttatttccagcagacctagACACATCTCAAGCGAAAGGGGGAGCATAGACCCCGACCCCTCATGCTCCAGGACATCCATCTGTCATATATCAAATCCCGGGTACACTACCCATAGGCGAAGCTCAGCCAATTGTAGCGGCTATACCAGAGCCCAGACCAGCCACGGCCGGCGAGCCATAGAAGCTATTagatagatggactaggctacatcctCCTACCTTtagaggtgagcgacatgaggaccttCAGGactcagaggcggatccagaaatTTAACTTTATGGGTTCAAGATTTAGACTCTAGGATATACCTCAAGGTACTATACAATAATAACTGAATGAAATACGAACaatgatatttaatatatatgtaACAAGTATCGAACCATCTAACATAATATATATTCAATAAATATCACCATTACAATTGTACCCGACAGGTTGTCATGTTTTAAAAACGATCAATAATCGCATCATTAGGTACACTTTCAAATACTTCATCTTCTATATAATAAACTAAACAGTCATTCAAAAATTCATCACCAATTCTGCTACGCAAGTCATTTTTGATGTACTTTATTGAAGAAAAAGCTCTTTCTACCGTTGCAGTAGCGACATGCAATATCAGACTTAACTTCACAAGCAAAAACACAAGTCTCCAAGTCTTGTACAAATCTATTTCAACTAGTGTTTCTGAAAGATCTCTAAGTCCTTTCAAGTTAGAGAAATCATTGTCTTCTTTCACAAAGAGAATATAGTCTTTCACAAGTTAGAGAAATCATTGTCTTCTTTCACAAAGAGAATATAGTTATCAAGCTCGTAACTGAGATCTTCAAGTTTTGAACCACTAAACTCATGAGGATAAAGTGTAGCAAGTTTCATAATTCTGTCTTTATCATAATTTGCAAAAGAATTATCCGGACTCAAACTAGCTATACCAAGAAGTAGATTACTATTCACTGCATCAAAATGACTGTTAAGCTCCGAAAGTTACAAATCAATAACAGTATTAAAAATTTCGACATGCAAATGATGAGAATATGTAACACTTGAACTCCTACGCTTTGACTTTCCAAGATGATAGTTCTTATCCATTTCAGGGATCACAATATCATGCTTGGAACAAAATGAAGAGGCGTTATCTATCAAAGATTCCCATTTAAATTCTCTCATCACTTGCAATTGCCTCTTGGCGAAACCAACAAGCTTCATAGCATTTACAATATCCTGATCTTTTCTTTGCAAAGCTATATTCAAATCATTTATGATTGCTAATAATTTTAACATCAAATGCATCATATGCACAAACTCAAAAGATCTTATGTCATTCACTAGACTTTTTGTCACTGATCTCTCGAGATAATTTGCACCCTCACTTGCAAGAAACTCAAGTACATTAATGATTGACGAGAATAATGCAATAAAGTTACACACTGTCTTAAAATGAGAACCCCATCGGGTATCACCTGGCCTTTGGAGTCCAAGTTCTTGATTTAGTCCACTTCCTGTATGAACTTCACCAAGCACTTGTAGCTCCTCTAGTTGTTTTGCCTGATCCTCTCGTAGCATATCCCTACGCTTAAAAGAACTTCCAATAATATTAAAGACATTAGCAACAATATCAAAAAAATGATCTACATCATAATATTTTTTTGCAACGGCTACAAGAGTCAATTGCAATTGATGGGCAAAGCAATGTATACAATATGCCGAAGGATTATCTTTCAGAACTAAAGTTTTAAGACCACTAATTTCTCCTTACACCATCATAACCTTGTCCCCGTATTTGAGATGGACTCAATGAGTGCTCTAAAAACAAATCATTGATTGCTTTTTGTAATGACGATGAAGTTGTTTTTTTAACATGAACAATACTAAGGAATCGCTCAATAAGTTTTCCCTTTTTGTTGACATACCGCAGAACAAGAGCCATTTGTTCCTTATGAGAGACGTCCTTAGATTCATCAACCAAAATTTCAAAGTAATCTCTATTTAAATCGTCAACTAttgctttaattatttctttcgcACAAGCATTCACGATCTCTTTTTGGATATTTGGAGCAATCATCATGTTATTTTGTGGAGCACTTTGTAGCACAACTTTTTTCACTTCATCATCCCTATCTGCATACCATTGTAAGAGTTCTACAAAGTTTTCTCTTTTAGTAGAAGTTTCACCTTCATCATGGCCCCGGAAAGACATTCCTTGTTTTAAAAGAAATCTTGCCACATCAATCGAAGCATTCAACAGAACTCGATAAtcacttttaatttttttggatTGCTTGTCCAAAGAGATTAGAATTGATTGTTCTTGATTAATTAAATCTCTCATCATCTTAAAACACCGATTGTGAAGACTATTCACCTCTCCAATATATGCGTTAAGCCTTTCTGTAGCTTTATTCCAAATTCTAAAACCACTCTTTGTGAAAGAATTCCCAACTTTTCCATGTCCTCCATGCTCATTTTTAAAGAAGTAACAACATAAGCAAAATGCTGCATCAACTTTAACACTATATTCTAACCATCCAGAGTATGAAGTGTTAAACCATTCAAGATTAAATTGACTCATAAATCCACCAAAATCTCTTTTTGGAAAACTATAATTACGAGGTTGACAAGGTCCTTGTTGAATATAATATCTCCTCACTCGGTCAGGTAAATTCGGAGGATACTCTGAAATTTACTTTCTTTCTGCGGGATCAGGTTCAAGATTCAAATTCAatattttctctttgtttgatcCTGCCAAAGGATTGATATTGTCGTGAATAATTGGACTTGGAGAAGAACTCGGCGTAGGAAGACTAGAACCAGAACCAGAACTTTGAGGAGTTGGAATAGCCTTGAAATATTTCGTGATCATATCCACCCTCActaaaaaaatcctaaaaatcacaaaaaataaattaCACTTCAAGGTGTAATTGAAACTTAATCTAACCAAATCGATATTTCAACAACTTAAGTACTTATGAAGTTGGAGTTAATATGATACAATATCTAATTTCTTCAGCACAACAAGAATGGAGTTATTACCTAGGCTTAACTGTCATAGCATGTGCACTCACGAACTTTCTGTTTCAAATTCTTAGAGAGTCgtccaaaataaaagaaaagaaaagaaaagtaagatTAGTTTAGGAAAGGATTGACTAGTAATTAATATGATATAAAAAGTTAAATTTATCCTTAAAACTCAAATATTGAAGCACAAAACAAATCATAGCAGTTTATCACTAAAATTCACTATCTGTGAGCTAAACATGAGTTTACCAGTTAAAATAAATGAATCCAAAAGAAAGTCTTTAATTAGTGAAGTAATAGAGTAAAACATTTGACCTGTTTCTTATATGGAACCGAAATGCAAGAACCAAGAACACCAGGGGCGAATCTTGTAActtataattaataaatattattgCATTATTATTGAGAAAGAGCAATAGAGGCATACCAGCAAAACTAAAGAAGAGGATTGATTGCAGTTTATGTCCAAGAAGAACTGAAGAAGAGCCTTTGCTTTGATTCTtttgaaaccctagctttaaaaATTTGGGAACCGTGAACCTTCTGAAAAATAAAAGGTTTTGATCTCTTAAAGTTTTGTGAAGACCAActtttttataattattaaaaagCCCCACAAGTTAATGAAGTAcacattaaaaaataaaattaattaggtGGGTCCTCGTCTTTTAAGGATAAGAAACGAACCTCTTTAAATGGGAAGGGGCAAAAAAAGCCCATAAGTAACAAAGAAGTCAAatagtaactcaaataaaattGCAATAAAAATTGTGTACACAGAGATTTGAACTCCAGTCTTCCCTGCAATAAGCGGAACTTTGCCCATCAGTTTTACCACTAAACCCATAGCCTCATTTAGTCTATGGGTTCAAACACTAATATATGATCATATTTTAGTAATTTGCACAGTA comes from the Nicotiana tabacum cultivar K326 chromosome 14, ASM71507v2, whole genome shotgun sequence genome and includes:
- the LOC107805531 gene encoding uncharacterized protein LOC107805531, coding for MSQFNLEWFNTSYSGWLEYSVKVDAAFCLCCYFFKNEHGGHGKVGNSFTKSGFRIWNKATERLNAYIGEVNSLHNRCFKMMRDLINQEQSILISLDKQSKKIKSDYRVLLNASIDVARFLLKQGMSFRGHDEGETSTKRENFVELLQWYADRDDEVKKVVLQSAPQNNMMIAPNIQKEIVNACAKEIIKAIVDDLNRDYFEILVDESKDVSHKEQMALVLRYVNKKGKLIERFLSIVHVKKTTSSSLQKAINDLFLEHSLSPSQIRGQAVAKKYYDVDHFFDIVANVFNIIGSSFKRRDMLREDQAKQLEELQVLGEVHTGSGLNQELGLQRPGDTRWGSHFKTVCNFIALFSSIINVLEFLASEGANYLERSVTKSLVNDIRSFEFVHMMHLMLKLLAIINDLNIALQRKDQDIVNAMKLVGFAKRQLQVMREFKWESLIDNASSFCSKHDIVIPEMDKNYHLGNHFDAVNSNLLLGIASLSPDNSFANYDKDRIMKLATLYPHEFSGSKLEDLSYELDNYILFVKEDNDFSNL